Proteins encoded together in one Mycolicibacter minnesotensis window:
- the pstS gene encoding phosphate ABC transporter substrate-binding protein PstS, translating to MKLNGFGTMLSIMATGALALSGCGSDKNTDTAEKATAGSTTASGNCGGADTLKASGSTAQQNAMARFVKVFIDECSDQNVNYTANGSGAGVREFVGGQTDFAGSDVPLDSDDYAAAQQRCASPALNLPVVFGPIAITYNLPGVETLNLDGPTTAKIFNGTITSWDDAAIKTLNPEVTLPAQEIHVVFRSDESGTTDNFQKYLDAASGGAWGKGAGKTFNGGVGEGAKGNDGTAGAIAATEGAITYNEWSFAQAKKLATARVITSASPEPVAISTESVGKTIAGATIKGQGNDLVLDTASFYQPTQSGSYPIVLATYEVVCSKYPDTEVGTAVRLFLKSTIGAGQSGLADNGYVPIPAAFKARLASAVDSIS from the coding sequence GTGAAACTGAACGGCTTTGGGACAATGCTGAGCATTATGGCGACCGGCGCTCTGGCCTTATCAGGGTGCGGCAGCGACAAAAACACGGACACTGCCGAGAAGGCAACCGCGGGCTCCACGACCGCCAGCGGGAATTGCGGGGGCGCCGACACACTGAAGGCCAGCGGATCGACCGCCCAGCAGAATGCAATGGCCCGCTTCGTCAAAGTGTTCATCGATGAGTGTTCGGACCAGAACGTCAACTACACGGCCAACGGATCGGGCGCCGGTGTCCGCGAGTTCGTGGGTGGCCAGACCGACTTCGCCGGCTCTGACGTCCCGCTCGACTCCGACGACTACGCCGCGGCGCAGCAGCGCTGCGCGTCCCCGGCATTGAACCTGCCAGTGGTGTTCGGACCCATCGCAATCACTTACAACCTCCCCGGCGTCGAGACGCTGAACCTGGACGGCCCGACCACCGCGAAGATCTTCAACGGAACCATCACCAGCTGGGATGACGCGGCCATCAAAACGCTCAACCCAGAGGTCACACTGCCCGCCCAGGAAATTCACGTCGTGTTCCGCAGTGACGAGTCCGGGACCACCGACAACTTCCAGAAATACCTGGACGCCGCCTCCGGTGGGGCCTGGGGCAAGGGCGCCGGCAAGACGTTCAACGGCGGTGTCGGCGAAGGCGCCAAGGGCAACGACGGCACGGCCGGAGCCATCGCGGCAACCGAGGGTGCCATCACCTACAACGAATGGTCCTTTGCCCAGGCCAAGAAACTGGCCACCGCTCGGGTCATCACCTCCGCCAGTCCCGAACCGGTCGCGATCAGTACCGAGTCGGTCGGCAAGACCATCGCCGGGGCCACCATCAAGGGACAGGGCAATGACCTGGTCCTCGACACTGCGTCGTTCTACCAGCCGACGCAGTCGGGTTCCTATCCGATCGTGCTCGCCACCTACGAAGTGGTGTGCTCCAAGTACCCCGACACCGAGGTCGGCACCGCGGTGCGGTTGTTCCTGAAGTCCACCATCGGCGCCGGCCAAAGTGGTCTGGCCGACAACGGTTATGTGCCGATCCCCGCAGCGTTCAAGGCACGCCTGGCGTCTGCGGTCGACTCCATCTCGTGA
- the pstS gene encoding phosphate ABC transporter substrate-binding protein PstS, whose translation MRINRFGIASILLGAILTMVVACGGGQSSTASGSGSAAVQCGGKQRLTAGGSTAQAHAIEQFVYAYIRACPEYTLNYRANGSGNGIAEFASGQTDLAGSDSPLDASNGEPQRVAARCGSTPWHLPTVFGPIAVTYNINGVNELDLDGPALAKIFNGTITSWDDPALKALNPNTALPAEPIHVVFRSDGSGTTDNFQKYLDVASGGSWGRGVGKTFNGGTGIGATGNDGTSALLRTTEGSITYNEWSFAVGRELNMAQIVTSAGPQPVTISVDSVDKTIAGAKFSGEGNDLVVDTSSFYKPTVAGAYPIVLVTYEIVCSQYPDPATAQAVKAFMQAAIGDGQQDLDQYGYIPLPPEFTSKLKTAVDAIT comes from the coding sequence TTGAGGATCAACCGATTCGGTATCGCCTCGATTCTGCTGGGGGCAATCCTGACCATGGTCGTGGCCTGCGGCGGCGGCCAGTCGTCCACGGCATCGGGCTCCGGCTCGGCGGCCGTGCAATGCGGCGGGAAGCAGCGACTGACTGCAGGCGGCTCGACCGCTCAGGCGCACGCGATCGAGCAGTTCGTCTACGCCTATATCCGCGCCTGCCCCGAGTACACCCTGAACTATCGAGCCAATGGGTCCGGCAATGGCATCGCCGAATTTGCCAGTGGACAAACGGATTTGGCCGGATCCGACTCGCCTCTGGACGCGTCCAACGGTGAGCCTCAGCGGGTGGCGGCGCGGTGCGGCTCGACGCCCTGGCACCTTCCGACGGTGTTCGGTCCCATCGCCGTGACCTACAACATCAACGGGGTGAACGAGCTCGACCTCGACGGCCCCGCGTTGGCGAAGATTTTCAATGGCACCATCACCAGCTGGGATGATCCCGCGCTGAAGGCTCTCAACCCGAACACCGCCCTGCCTGCCGAACCGATTCACGTGGTGTTCCGCAGCGATGGCTCCGGGACCACGGACAATTTCCAGAAGTACCTCGACGTCGCTTCCGGCGGTTCCTGGGGCCGCGGCGTGGGCAAGACCTTCAACGGCGGTACCGGCATCGGCGCGACGGGCAACGACGGCACTTCGGCGCTGTTGCGCACCACCGAGGGGTCGATCACGTACAACGAGTGGTCGTTTGCCGTGGGGCGTGAGCTCAACATGGCCCAGATCGTCACGTCGGCGGGTCCACAACCGGTCACGATCTCCGTCGACTCGGTAGACAAGACAATCGCCGGAGCCAAGTTCAGCGGCGAAGGGAACGATCTGGTTGTCGACACTTCGTCGTTTTACAAGCCGACCGTGGCCGGGGCCTACCCGATCGTGCTCGTGACGTACGAAATCGTCTGCTCGCAGTACCCCGACCCGGCCACGGCGCAGGCGGTCAAAGCCTTTATGCAGGCCGCGATCGGCGACGGACAGCAAGATCTGGACCAGTACGGCTATATTCCGCTGCCGCCTGAATTCACTTCGAAATTGAAAACCGCGGTCGACGCCATTACCTGA
- the pstA gene encoding phosphate ABC transporter permease PstA encodes MTATLLTNPVKQSSAHHLSVRRRLTDKIATAAFYSSFALAAVPLLWLLWVVIARGWRAIANLSWWTHSLRGVLPEEFAGGVYHALYGTLVQAGMAAILAVPLGLMTAIYLIEYGGGRWARLTTFMVDVLAGVPSIVASLFVFSLWIVTLRFEQSAFAVSLALALLMLPIVVRSTEEMLRLVPDELREASYALGVPRWKTILRIVVPTALSGILSGIFLSIARIVGETAPVLVLVGYSRSINYDVLHENMASLPLLIYSELGNPQAAGAARVWGAALTLIILVALSAIVAAVATRLTSVQSR; translated from the coding sequence ATGACGGCCACCCTGCTCACCAACCCAGTCAAGCAATCGTCAGCACATCACCTCAGCGTGCGGCGCAGGCTGACCGACAAGATCGCCACGGCGGCGTTCTATTCCTCGTTCGCCCTGGCCGCAGTTCCACTGCTCTGGCTGCTGTGGGTTGTGATCGCCCGCGGCTGGCGCGCGATCGCCAATCTCAGCTGGTGGACGCACTCGCTGCGCGGGGTGTTGCCCGAAGAGTTCGCCGGCGGCGTCTATCACGCGCTCTACGGCACCCTGGTGCAAGCCGGGATGGCCGCCATACTGGCGGTTCCTCTGGGTCTGATGACGGCGATCTACCTGATCGAGTACGGCGGCGGCCGGTGGGCGCGATTGACCACCTTCATGGTCGACGTGCTTGCCGGTGTGCCCTCGATCGTGGCATCGCTGTTCGTCTTCAGCCTGTGGATCGTCACCCTGCGATTCGAGCAGAGCGCGTTCGCGGTATCGCTGGCGCTGGCCCTGCTGATGCTGCCGATCGTTGTGCGGTCCACCGAGGAGATGCTCCGCCTGGTCCCCGACGAGCTGCGGGAGGCCAGTTACGCACTGGGGGTGCCGCGGTGGAAGACGATCCTGCGCATCGTCGTTCCCACCGCGCTCTCGGGCATTCTGTCGGGGATCTTCCTGTCCATCGCCCGGATCGTCGGCGAGACCGCGCCCGTACTGGTGTTGGTCGGCTACAGCCGGTCGATCAATTACGACGTCCTGCACGAGAACATGGCCTCGCTACCACTGCTGATCTATTCCGAGTTGGGGAACCCGCAGGCAGCCGGGGCCGCCCGAGTATGGGGTGCGGCGCTGACGTTGATCATCCTGGTCGCGCTCAGCGCGATCGTGGCTGCCGTGGCAACTCGGCTCACCTCAGTGCAGTCTCGCTGA
- a CDS encoding serine/threonine-protein kinase PknD — MNSSGPASQVGSQFGPYRLLRLLGRGGMGEVYEAEDTRKHRSVALKLITPVLSGNPAFRTRMQREADAAGRLTDPHVVPIHDYGEIDGQMFVEMRLIEGNDLGMELKRSGPLAPARAVAVIEQVAAALDAAHIGGITHRDIKPENILLTRGDFAYLVDFGIARAAADPSLTQTGMALGTYNYMAPERFSGGDVDHRADIYSLACVLSECLSGQRPYRTETVERLIASHLMEPAPRPSQLRPGLVPAGLDQVIARGMAKNPRDRYDSAGDLARAAHDALNTSDQHQAAMIVHQGDAATRMASAVSAATAGGGGYPVTRHREHSGGYQQPSSDQHEQTQMRPAVTGWRDQKVQAPQAAAPAFAAQSPSRGERRWLVPAAAAAALLIVVGVGGYAVTHRSETSRGATASASAAGQTVLPLDGLGFRLSPGGLALDGSGSVYVTNQSMYGRVVKLEPGSSTPVMLPFTGLYEPQGVAVDRAGAVYVTDFNNRVVKLAPDSQAQTELPFTGLNYPEGLVVDNAGSVYVADRGNNRVVKLPAGTDAQVVLPFAGLHNPDDVAVDSAGNVYVTDTDNDRVVRLAAGSNTQSVLPFTGLDAPWGVAVDSGGAVYVSNHGNHTVVKLAAGANTQTMVPFTGLNTPLQLAVSSDGALYVADRGNNRVVKLNADA, encoded by the coding sequence GTGAACAGTAGTGGTCCGGCTTCACAGGTGGGGTCCCAATTCGGTCCTTACCGATTGCTTCGGCTGCTGGGGCGAGGCGGGATGGGTGAGGTCTACGAAGCCGAAGACACCCGCAAACACCGATCGGTAGCACTCAAGCTGATCACTCCTGTGCTGTCGGGCAACCCGGCATTTCGGACCCGGATGCAGCGCGAGGCCGACGCGGCTGGCAGGCTCACGGACCCGCACGTGGTGCCGATCCACGACTACGGGGAGATCGACGGACAGATGTTCGTCGAGATGCGTCTCATCGAGGGCAACGACCTCGGCATGGAGCTGAAACGCTCCGGACCGCTGGCCCCGGCGCGAGCGGTGGCCGTGATCGAACAGGTTGCCGCCGCGTTGGACGCCGCGCACATCGGCGGAATCACCCATCGCGACATCAAGCCGGAGAACATCCTGCTCACCCGAGGCGACTTCGCCTACTTGGTCGATTTCGGGATCGCCCGCGCCGCGGCAGATCCCAGCCTGACTCAGACCGGGATGGCCCTGGGCACCTACAACTACATGGCGCCCGAGCGGTTCAGCGGGGGCGACGTCGACCACCGTGCCGACATCTATTCGCTGGCCTGCGTGCTGAGCGAATGCTTGAGTGGGCAGCGGCCGTACCGTACTGAGACCGTCGAGAGGCTGATCGCATCCCACCTGATGGAGCCGGCCCCGCGGCCTAGCCAGTTGCGGCCGGGGCTGGTGCCGGCCGGATTGGACCAGGTGATCGCTAGGGGGATGGCGAAGAATCCGCGGGATCGCTACGACAGTGCCGGAGACCTGGCACGCGCAGCACACGACGCGCTGAACACTTCAGATCAGCATCAGGCCGCGATGATTGTGCACCAGGGCGATGCGGCCACCCGAATGGCCAGCGCGGTCAGTGCCGCAACGGCCGGGGGCGGAGGCTATCCCGTCACCAGGCACCGCGAGCATTCCGGTGGCTACCAACAGCCGAGCTCCGACCAGCACGAGCAGACGCAGATGCGGCCCGCCGTCACCGGTTGGCGAGACCAAAAAGTCCAGGCGCCGCAAGCCGCTGCGCCCGCGTTTGCCGCCCAGTCCCCAAGCCGAGGTGAGCGTCGGTGGCTGGTGCCGGCCGCGGCGGCTGCGGCGCTGCTGATTGTCGTAGGTGTGGGCGGTTACGCGGTCACGCACCGCTCGGAGACCTCGCGGGGTGCCACGGCGTCGGCCTCGGCGGCCGGGCAGACTGTGCTCCCGTTGGACGGGCTCGGTTTTCGGCTCTCACCCGGGGGGTTGGCCCTGGACGGCAGCGGCAGCGTGTACGTCACCAACCAGAGCATGTACGGGCGGGTGGTGAAGCTTGAGCCGGGATCCAGCACCCCGGTGATGCTGCCGTTCACCGGGCTCTACGAACCGCAAGGTGTCGCGGTCGATCGGGCCGGCGCGGTCTATGTCACCGACTTCAACAATCGGGTGGTCAAGCTGGCGCCGGACTCTCAGGCCCAGACCGAGCTGCCGTTCACCGGCCTGAACTATCCGGAAGGCTTGGTGGTGGACAACGCGGGCAGCGTCTATGTCGCAGACCGCGGCAACAACCGGGTCGTCAAGCTGCCGGCCGGCACCGACGCCCAGGTGGTCCTCCCATTCGCCGGGCTGCACAATCCCGATGATGTGGCAGTCGACTCTGCCGGCAACGTCTACGTCACCGACACGGACAACGATCGGGTGGTGCGGCTCGCGGCCGGATCCAACACCCAGAGCGTGCTTCCGTTCACCGGCCTGGATGCCCCGTGGGGAGTCGCCGTCGACTCCGGCGGCGCCGTCTACGTTTCCAACCATGGCAATCACACCGTGGTGAAGCTGGCCGCGGGGGCCAATACCCAGACCATGGTGCCGTTCACCGGCCTGAACACCCCGCTGCAGCTCGCAGTCAGCTCAGACGGCGCCCTCTATGTCGCCGACCGGGGCAACAACCGAGTGGTGAAACTGAATGCCGACGCGTGA
- the hrpA gene encoding ATP-dependent RNA helicase HrpA codes for MLCEVVEPSVAQLRTLLDELTARDAAYFGRLLKDLRGGKPEQVRKLAERMAQAQALVAARRAAVPTISYPDLPVSARRDEIAAAIRDHQVVVVAGETGSGKTTQLPKICLELGRGIRGTIGHTQPRRLAARTVAARIADELASPLGDVVGYAVRFTDRVSDRTLVKLMTDGILLAELERDRRLLRYDTLIIDEAHERSLNIDFLLGYLRELLPRRPDLKVIITSATIEPQRFAAHFGSRTENGSHGGAPIVEVSGRSYPVEIRYRPLELPANSDAGDDPDDPDHEIIRTETRDEIEAIVDAVQELASEPPGDILVFLSGEREIRDTAEALGGLTNTEILPLYARLSTAEQQKVFSPARAGRRVVLATNVAETSLTVPGIRYVIDPGNARISRYSRRLKVQRLPIEPISQASAAQRSGRCGRTAPGICIRLYSEADFGARPRYTDPEVLRTNLAAVLLRMASLRLGAVEDFGFLDPPDSRSIRDGVQLLVELGAFTPQGVITDVGRRLARLPVDPRVGRMILAAEAEGCVREVLVLAAALTIPDPRERPAEREEAARAKHARFADEASDFIGYLNLWTYLSDQRKALTGSAFRRMCREDFLHYLRIREWQDLAGQLRSIAGDIGIRDSRGPDEQRADPSSIHAALLAGLLSHVGMRRDDGREFAGARNSKFVLAPGSVLARRPPRWTMVAELVETSRLFGRTAARIEPEVIERVAVDLVQRTYSEPHWDAKRGEVMAFEKVTLYGLPLVARRRVGYARVEPAVARELFIRHALVENDWGSGHRFLADNAALRSQLQELEDRVRRRDLIVDDDTVHDLYDARIPAEVVSARHFDGWWKKQRQVTPALLTFTRDELLRTEETPGADRPDNWATADLALPLTYRFEPGAADDGVTVHVPIDVLARLGGDEFAWQVPALREELITALIRSLPKELRRNFVPAPDTARAVLSAIGPSEEPLLEVLVHELRRRTGVLVPVEAFDLTKLPAHLRVTFAVEAADGSEVARGKDLAALQDRLAGSARAAVADAVGTELERTGLRSWPDDLDSLPAVVQRMVAGRTVRGFPAFDDAGATAQLRVFATEAQQRSALGRGIRRLLRCDIASPVKAVERQLDSKTRLMLKANPDGSLTALIDDCADAAIDALTPAPVWSRADYVALRTRVAATLVPTTADVVARVARVLAAARDTQVALPTQSTPAQAEAIADITDQLDGLLAPGFVAATGRAHLVDLTRYLVAVQRRLEQLPRAPQADRERMGRVRAVQDAYRDLLAALPSARHSDEAVRDIARQIQELRVSLWAQQLGTPRPVSEQRIYRAIDALLA; via the coding sequence ATGCTTTGCGAAGTGGTCGAACCGTCCGTCGCGCAGTTGCGTACGCTCCTCGACGAGCTGACCGCCCGCGATGCGGCCTACTTCGGACGGCTGCTCAAGGATCTGCGCGGCGGAAAGCCGGAACAAGTACGTAAGTTGGCCGAGCGGATGGCCCAGGCGCAGGCGCTGGTGGCAGCCCGGCGCGCAGCGGTACCGACCATCAGCTATCCCGACCTGCCGGTCAGTGCGCGCCGCGACGAGATCGCTGCGGCAATCAGGGACCACCAGGTTGTGGTGGTCGCCGGCGAGACCGGCTCCGGCAAGACCACCCAGTTGCCCAAGATCTGCTTGGAACTCGGCCGCGGAATCCGCGGCACCATCGGTCATACCCAGCCGCGGCGACTAGCCGCCCGCACGGTTGCGGCACGTATCGCCGATGAACTGGCCAGCCCGCTCGGCGATGTCGTCGGCTACGCGGTCAGATTCACCGACCGGGTGTCCGACCGCACCCTGGTCAAACTGATGACCGACGGCATCCTGCTCGCCGAGTTGGAACGAGATCGCCGGCTGCTGCGCTATGACACCCTGATCATCGACGAGGCGCATGAGCGCAGTCTCAACATCGACTTCCTGCTGGGTTACCTGCGTGAGCTGTTGCCGCGCCGACCGGATCTGAAGGTGATCATCACCTCGGCCACCATCGAACCTCAGCGATTCGCAGCGCACTTCGGTAGTCGCACCGAAAACGGGAGTCACGGCGGCGCGCCGATCGTTGAGGTGTCCGGTCGCAGCTACCCAGTCGAGATCCGTTATCGCCCACTGGAGCTGCCGGCCAACTCCGACGCCGGTGATGACCCCGATGACCCTGATCACGAAATCATCCGCACTGAGACGCGCGACGAGATCGAAGCGATCGTTGACGCGGTCCAGGAGCTGGCTTCCGAGCCGCCCGGCGACATCCTGGTGTTCCTGTCTGGTGAGCGTGAGATCCGCGACACCGCAGAGGCTTTGGGCGGGCTGACCAATACCGAGATTCTTCCGCTGTACGCCCGGCTGTCGACCGCCGAGCAGCAGAAGGTCTTCAGCCCAGCGCGCGCGGGACGGCGCGTTGTGCTGGCCACCAACGTCGCCGAGACGTCGCTGACGGTTCCGGGCATTCGCTATGTCATCGACCCGGGCAATGCCCGCATCTCGCGCTACAGTCGCCGGCTGAAGGTGCAACGGCTGCCGATCGAACCGATTTCGCAGGCCTCCGCAGCCCAGCGCAGCGGCCGTTGCGGCCGCACCGCGCCAGGGATCTGTATCCGGCTCTACAGCGAGGCCGACTTCGGTGCCCGCCCGCGCTACACCGACCCGGAGGTGTTGCGCACCAACCTGGCTGCAGTGCTGCTGCGGATGGCCTCGCTGCGGCTGGGTGCGGTGGAGGATTTCGGTTTCCTGGACCCGCCGGATTCACGCAGCATTCGCGACGGAGTGCAGTTGCTGGTCGAACTCGGTGCGTTCACCCCACAGGGGGTGATCACCGATGTGGGGCGCCGGCTGGCCCGGTTGCCGGTGGATCCGCGCGTGGGCCGGATGATCCTGGCCGCCGAGGCGGAAGGCTGTGTGCGTGAGGTGCTGGTGCTCGCGGCCGCCCTAACCATCCCCGACCCCAGGGAGCGGCCGGCTGAGAGGGAAGAAGCGGCGCGGGCCAAGCATGCCCGGTTCGCCGACGAGGCGTCGGACTTCATCGGTTACCTCAATCTTTGGACGTACTTATCCGATCAACGTAAGGCTTTGACCGGCAGCGCATTCCGGCGGATGTGTCGGGAGGATTTTCTGCACTACCTGCGTATCAGGGAATGGCAGGACTTGGCGGGGCAGCTGCGCAGCATCGCCGGTGATATCGGCATCCGTGATTCGAGGGGGCCGGACGAACAGCGGGCTGACCCGTCGTCGATCCATGCCGCGTTGCTGGCCGGGCTGTTGTCGCATGTGGGGATGCGGCGCGACGACGGCCGCGAATTCGCCGGTGCCCGCAACTCGAAGTTCGTCCTGGCCCCTGGCTCTGTGCTGGCCAGACGGCCACCGCGCTGGACGATGGTGGCCGAATTGGTAGAGACGAGCCGGTTGTTCGGGCGTACCGCCGCGCGTATCGAACCGGAGGTCATCGAGCGGGTCGCCGTCGACTTGGTGCAACGCACCTACAGCGAACCGCACTGGGACGCCAAGCGTGGCGAGGTGATGGCCTTCGAAAAGGTGACGCTCTACGGGCTGCCGCTGGTGGCGCGCCGACGGGTCGGCTACGCCCGGGTAGAACCGGCGGTGGCCCGTGAGCTGTTCATCCGGCACGCCCTCGTGGAGAACGACTGGGGATCGGGGCACCGATTCCTGGCCGACAATGCGGCGTTGCGCAGCCAACTTCAGGAGCTCGAGGACCGGGTCCGGCGCCGCGATCTGATCGTGGACGACGACACCGTCCACGACCTCTATGACGCTCGCATTCCCGCCGAGGTGGTCTCGGCACGTCACTTCGACGGCTGGTGGAAGAAACAGCGGCAGGTCACGCCCGCGCTGCTGACCTTCACCCGCGACGAGCTGTTGCGGACCGAGGAGACGCCCGGCGCCGACCGCCCGGACAATTGGGCCACCGCCGACCTCGCGTTGCCACTGACCTACCGTTTCGAGCCGGGTGCTGCCGACGACGGGGTCACCGTCCACGTGCCGATCGACGTGCTGGCGCGCCTCGGGGGCGACGAATTCGCCTGGCAGGTGCCGGCCCTGCGCGAGGAACTGATCACGGCGCTGATCAGGTCACTGCCCAAAGAGCTGCGGCGCAATTTCGTGCCCGCGCCCGACACCGCCCGCGCGGTGCTCTCCGCCATCGGCCCATCGGAGGAACCGCTGCTGGAGGTGCTGGTGCATGAACTGCGGCGGCGCACCGGGGTGCTGGTGCCGGTAGAGGCCTTTGATCTGACCAAGCTGCCGGCGCACCTGCGGGTCACCTTCGCGGTGGAGGCCGCCGACGGCAGCGAGGTGGCCCGTGGCAAGGATCTCGCCGCTTTGCAGGATCGACTGGCAGGGTCGGCGCGCGCTGCGGTCGCCGATGCGGTCGGTACAGAGCTGGAACGCACCGGACTGCGCAGCTGGCCAGATGACCTCGACTCTTTGCCGGCCGTTGTGCAACGGATGGTGGCCGGGCGCACCGTTCGTGGCTTCCCCGCATTCGACGATGCCGGCGCCACCGCGCAGTTGCGGGTGTTCGCTACGGAGGCTCAGCAGCGATCCGCGCTGGGGCGCGGTATCCGCCGTCTGTTGCGGTGCGATATTGCTTCGCCCGTCAAAGCGGTTGAACGTCAGCTTGATTCGAAGACTCGACTCATGCTCAAGGCGAACCCGGACGGTTCGCTGACGGCGTTGATCGACGACTGCGCCGACGCCGCGATCGACGCGCTGACCCCGGCGCCGGTGTGGAGCCGCGCCGACTACGTCGCGCTCCGGACCCGGGTGGCCGCCACCCTGGTCCCCACAACGGCCGATGTGGTGGCCCGGGTCGCCCGGGTGCTGGCGGCAGCCCGCGACACTCAGGTGGCCTTGCCGACGCAGTCGACGCCCGCCCAGGCTGAGGCGATCGCCGATATCACCGACCAGCTCGACGGCCTACTG
- the pstC gene encoding phosphate ABC transporter permease subunit PstC: MTPGDPPTPLVNTRSPRGERVFRAAAVSAGSTVVVAIALIAIFLLVRAVPSLLANNANFFTSPQFRTSDPDDLAFGIRDLLMVTLLSSVFALSLAVPISVGIAVFLTQYAPRRLTRPFAVVIDLLAAVPSIIFGLWGIFVLAPLLVPTMRFLNDHLGWLFLFREGNVSLAGGGTIFTAGIVLAVMILPIITSVSREVFRQTPFAHIEAAQALGATRWEVVRIAVLPYGRSGVIAAAMLGLGRALGETVAMLIILRAAAQPGHWSLFDGGYTFASKIASAAAEFSAPLPTGAYIAAGFALFTLTFVVNAAARAVAGGKVNG, translated from the coding sequence GTGACCCCTGGGGATCCACCGACGCCTCTGGTCAACACCCGCTCGCCTCGCGGCGAGCGGGTGTTCCGGGCCGCCGCGGTCTCGGCCGGCTCGACAGTGGTGGTGGCGATAGCGCTGATAGCGATCTTCCTGCTGGTGCGCGCTGTCCCGTCGCTGCTGGCCAACAACGCCAACTTCTTCACCAGCCCGCAGTTCCGCACCAGCGATCCAGACGACCTGGCCTTCGGGATCCGGGACCTGCTGATGGTCACGTTGTTGAGCTCGGTGTTCGCACTGTCCCTGGCGGTGCCGATCTCGGTCGGCATCGCTGTCTTTCTCACCCAGTACGCGCCCCGACGACTGACCCGGCCGTTTGCGGTGGTGATCGACCTGCTGGCGGCCGTGCCGTCCATCATCTTCGGGCTGTGGGGGATCTTCGTGCTGGCGCCGTTGCTGGTGCCGACGATGCGATTCCTCAACGACCACCTGGGCTGGCTGTTCCTGTTCCGCGAGGGCAACGTGTCGCTGGCCGGCGGCGGGACGATCTTCACCGCGGGAATCGTCCTGGCAGTGATGATCCTGCCGATCATCACCTCGGTCTCCCGGGAGGTGTTCCGCCAGACCCCGTTCGCCCACATCGAGGCCGCTCAGGCCCTCGGAGCCACCCGGTGGGAGGTGGTGCGAATCGCCGTGCTGCCCTACGGCCGCAGCGGTGTGATCGCCGCCGCAATGCTGGGCCTCGGGCGGGCGCTGGGCGAAACCGTCGCAATGCTGATCATCCTGCGGGCCGCTGCACAACCTGGGCATTGGTCGCTGTTCGACGGCGGATACACGTTCGCATCCAAAATCGCCTCGGCCGCCGCGGAGTTCAGCGCCCCGTTGCCGACGGGGGCCTATATCGCTGCGGGGTTCGCGTTGTTCACACTCACGTTCGTCGTCAATGCCGCCGCACGCGCGGTGGCCGGGGGCAAGGTCAACGGATGA